One window of the Falco biarmicus isolate bFalBia1 chromosome Z, bFalBia1.pri, whole genome shotgun sequence genome contains the following:
- the CARTPT gene encoding cocaine- and amphetamine-regulated transcript protein: protein MESCRALALCAVAAALLLGARGQGPTPPRRARDLGPPGGGGASREKELIEALQEVLEKLKSKRVPHYEKKFGQVPMCDAGEQCAVRKGARIGKLCDCPRGTSCNSFLLKCL, encoded by the exons ATGGAGAGCTGCCGGGCGCTGGCGCTCTGCGCCGTGGCGGCCGCGCTGCTGCTGGGCGCCCGCGGGCAGGGGCCgaccccgccgcgccgcgcccgcgACCTGGGgccccccggcggcggcggcgcctccCGAGAGAAGGAGCTG ATTGAGGCGCTGCAGGAGGtgctggagaagctgaagagCAAGCGGGTCCCGCACTACGAGAAGAAGTTCGGGCAGGTGCCCATG TGCGACGCCGGGGAGCAATGCGCCGTGAGGAAGGGGGCCCGCATCGGGAAGCTCTGCGACTGCCCCCGGGGGACTTCGTGCAATTCCTTCCTCCTCAAGTGCCTGTag